A genomic region of Haliotis asinina isolate JCU_RB_2024 chromosome 1, JCU_Hal_asi_v2, whole genome shotgun sequence contains the following coding sequences:
- the LOC137298934 gene encoding septin-2-like isoform X1, which translates to MDKLPDPPAFTPRKAPPTPGGRRRLTRRINYLPSKLKDDDEFIGFATLPDQVHRKAVKRGFDFTLMVVGEMGLGKSTLINSLFLTDLYKEREVTRVEDRVSCTVEIEKKQLEIEEKGVKLRLTIVDTPGYNDAVNAESSWKSLVSYIDKQFEQYFQDESGLNRKNIVDNRVHCVLYFISPYGHGLKPIDIQVMKKLHNKVNIVPLLAKSDILTKAEVKRLKQRIMDEIEKNDIHIYEFPDCDSDEDEEFKKQDSDLKAAVPFAVVGCNTVVEAGGKRIRGRAYPWGIVEVDNPNHCDFNKLRQMLISTHMQDLKDITSDCHYENYRAEHLKDHLTTSQKDRSKLKRDSSPNFEAIMDADKLLQQKDAEIQRMHAMLAKMQQQLQQGQKEQKVNGLGKL; encoded by the exons gatgatgatgaatttattGGCTTTGCTACGCTGCCGGATCAGGTTCATCGGAAGGCAGTCAAAAGGGGATTTGACTTCACCCTGATGGTTGTGG GGGAGATGGGCCTCGGGAAATCAACTTTAATCAACAGTCTGTTCCTCACAGACCTCTACAAGGAAAGAGAGGTGACCCGTGTAgaag ATCGGGTGAGCTGTACAGTGGAGATAGAGAAGAAACAACTGGAGATCGAGGAGAAGGGTGTGAAACTACGCTTAACTATTGTAGACACTCCTGGGTACAACGATGCAGTCAATGCAGAGAGCAG CTGGAAAAGTCTTGTCTCCTACATCGACAAACAGTTTGAACAATACTTCCAAGATGAGAGCGGACTGAACCGAAAGAATATTGTTGATAACCGAGTGCATTGTGTCCTTTACTTCATATCCCCATATGGGCATGG GTTGAAGCCAATCGATATACAAGTAATGAAGAAACTACATAACAAAGTTAACATTGTGCCACTGCTTGCTAAGTCCGACATTCTTACGAAGGCTGAGGTGAAGAGATTAAAACAAAGG ATCATGGATGAGATTGAGAAGAATGATATCCACATCTATGAGTTCCCCGACTGTGACAGCGATGAAGACGAGGAGTTCAAGAAGCAGGACAGTGACTTGAAG GCTGCTGTTCCCTTCGCTGTAGTCGGCTGTAACACTGTAGTGGAGGCTGGGGGAAAGAGGATCAGGGGCCGGGCGTACCCCTGGGGCATTGTAGAAG TTGACAACCCCAACCACTGCGACTTTAACAAGCTGCGGCAAATGTTAATAAG CACTCACATGCAGGATTTGAAAGATATAACGTCTGACTGCCATTATGAGAATTACAGAGCAGAACATCTCAAAGATCACCTCACAACTTCACAGAAGGACAGAAG CAAACTGAAGAGAGACTCCAGTCCCAACTTCGAAGCCATCATGGATGCAGACAAACTGTTGCAGCAGAAAGATGCTGAG ATTCAACGAATGCACGCGATGCTTGCCAAGATGCAGCAGCAACTACAACAAGGGCAGAAAGAACAAAAAGTGAACGGGTTGGGTAAACTCTGA
- the LOC137298934 gene encoding septin-2-like isoform X2 produces MYQSSTGFSRFNTFSSVILDKSTSNDLKAAGMNGEDDDEFIGFATLPDQVHRKAVKRGFDFTLMVVGEMGLGKSTLINSLFLTDLYKEREVTRVEDRVSCTVEIEKKQLEIEEKGVKLRLTIVDTPGYNDAVNAESSWKSLVSYIDKQFEQYFQDESGLNRKNIVDNRVHCVLYFISPYGHGLKPIDIQVMKKLHNKVNIVPLLAKSDILTKAEVKRLKQRIMDEIEKNDIHIYEFPDCDSDEDEEFKKQDSDLKAAVPFAVVGCNTVVEAGGKRIRGRAYPWGIVEVDNPNHCDFNKLRQMLISTHMQDLKDITSDCHYENYRAEHLKDHLTTSQKDRSKLKRDSSPNFEAIMDADKLLQQKDAEIQRMHAMLAKMQQQLQQGQKEQKVNGLGKL; encoded by the exons gatgatgatgaatttattGGCTTTGCTACGCTGCCGGATCAGGTTCATCGGAAGGCAGTCAAAAGGGGATTTGACTTCACCCTGATGGTTGTGG GGGAGATGGGCCTCGGGAAATCAACTTTAATCAACAGTCTGTTCCTCACAGACCTCTACAAGGAAAGAGAGGTGACCCGTGTAgaag ATCGGGTGAGCTGTACAGTGGAGATAGAGAAGAAACAACTGGAGATCGAGGAGAAGGGTGTGAAACTACGCTTAACTATTGTAGACACTCCTGGGTACAACGATGCAGTCAATGCAGAGAGCAG CTGGAAAAGTCTTGTCTCCTACATCGACAAACAGTTTGAACAATACTTCCAAGATGAGAGCGGACTGAACCGAAAGAATATTGTTGATAACCGAGTGCATTGTGTCCTTTACTTCATATCCCCATATGGGCATGG GTTGAAGCCAATCGATATACAAGTAATGAAGAAACTACATAACAAAGTTAACATTGTGCCACTGCTTGCTAAGTCCGACATTCTTACGAAGGCTGAGGTGAAGAGATTAAAACAAAGG ATCATGGATGAGATTGAGAAGAATGATATCCACATCTATGAGTTCCCCGACTGTGACAGCGATGAAGACGAGGAGTTCAAGAAGCAGGACAGTGACTTGAAG GCTGCTGTTCCCTTCGCTGTAGTCGGCTGTAACACTGTAGTGGAGGCTGGGGGAAAGAGGATCAGGGGCCGGGCGTACCCCTGGGGCATTGTAGAAG TTGACAACCCCAACCACTGCGACTTTAACAAGCTGCGGCAAATGTTAATAAG CACTCACATGCAGGATTTGAAAGATATAACGTCTGACTGCCATTATGAGAATTACAGAGCAGAACATCTCAAAGATCACCTCACAACTTCACAGAAGGACAGAAG CAAACTGAAGAGAGACTCCAGTCCCAACTTCGAAGCCATCATGGATGCAGACAAACTGTTGCAGCAGAAAGATGCTGAG ATTCAACGAATGCACGCGATGCTTGCCAAGATGCAGCAGCAACTACAACAAGGGCAGAAAGAACAAAAAGTGAACGGGTTGGGTAAACTCTGA